The Candidatus Pantoea soli genome window below encodes:
- a CDS encoding transposase, which yields MRKSRYSEEQITNAIKASETGVKVREICEELGISEATFYSWKKKFSGLSSEEGRRIKELEDKLQNLTRELQTLSSDKEMLQSVLKNFFTTNEKRQAVNFLQTTFDIGTRRSCRLLDISRSVYHYPSGSDNR from the coding sequence ATGAGAAAGTCACGATATAGCGAAGAGCAAATCACAAATGCCATTAAAGCTTCTGAAACGGGAGTGAAAGTCAGGGAGATTTGTGAAGAGCTGGGCATTTCGGAGGCAACCTTCTATAGCTGGAAGAAAAAGTTTTCCGGACTTTCCTCTGAGGAAGGCCGTCGGATCAAAGAGTTAGAAGACAAACTGCAGAATCTCACGCGTGAGCTTCAGACCCTGAGCTCCGACAAAGAGATGCTGCAAAGCGTGCTGAAAAACTTCTTTACCACGAATGAAAAGCGTCAGGCGGTTAACTTCCTGCAAACCACCTTCGACATCGGAACCCGTCGCAGCTGCCGCCTGCTGGATATCAGCCGCAGCGTTTACCACTATCCTTCAGGTTCAGATAATCGCTAA
- a CDS encoding oligosaccharide flippase family protein: MKLSVMSNAAWMMSEKIVSVFGVIFVTSYVAKAFGPTVFGQMAFSTSLFSMVQTVAIFGTETILFKRISKSAPKGLRLMTVARTLRMVLLLLTSIPVLIWVWYNMQENFLAFALASFISSVFVTQDTFSVYNNARLASRLNTVANSAGLLLGFALSFTIAWLHLNPLWLTVSIVVVTLVPYAIKRARFYRENQDLAPPQEKRTTYLRYLMYAGLPLAISSIFISVQVKAAQMFLAGIASARDLGLFAAANTISASWIFIPVALITSCFSEIFRERGAAAIKLTARLNGYVMGVSLLLLAVIALYGEKIIIALYGHEYTQSGSLITLLSLATCFSAMGTVAYRYMVKEGGFNYLLKKIICLMVVSLPLSYWLIQGYGIMGAAWSVFITELLSLTVMNYFFKNGVIQKIQVSSLNYKTYK, encoded by the coding sequence ATGAAATTGAGCGTAATGTCGAATGCCGCCTGGATGATGTCTGAGAAGATCGTCTCGGTTTTTGGCGTCATATTTGTGACCTCCTACGTGGCTAAAGCCTTTGGCCCAACTGTTTTTGGGCAAATGGCGTTTTCAACCTCGCTGTTCTCCATGGTGCAGACCGTGGCGATTTTTGGCACCGAAACCATTCTGTTTAAGCGCATCAGCAAAAGTGCACCCAAAGGACTGCGGCTGATGACCGTGGCGCGCACGCTGCGCATGGTACTGCTGCTGCTGACCTCCATCCCGGTATTGATTTGGGTCTGGTACAACATGCAGGAAAACTTCCTCGCGTTTGCGCTGGCCTCATTTATCTCGTCGGTATTCGTTACGCAGGACACGTTCAGCGTCTATAACAACGCCCGGCTGGCCTCACGGCTGAATACCGTGGCCAACTCGGCGGGGCTGCTGCTTGGCTTTGCCCTGAGCTTCACCATCGCCTGGCTGCACCTGAATCCGCTGTGGCTGACCGTGTCTATCGTGGTCGTGACGCTGGTGCCGTATGCCATCAAGCGTGCCAGGTTTTACCGGGAAAACCAGGATCTGGCCCCGCCGCAGGAGAAGCGCACGACCTATCTGCGCTACCTGATGTATGCCGGGTTGCCGCTGGCTATCTCCAGCATCTTTATCTCGGTACAGGTAAAAGCGGCGCAGATGTTCCTGGCCGGTATCGCATCCGCCCGCGATCTGGGGCTGTTTGCCGCCGCCAACACCATTTCGGCATCGTGGATTTTCATTCCGGTTGCCCTCATCACTTCCTGCTTCTCGGAGATTTTCCGCGAGCGCGGAGCGGCCGCCATCAAGCTGACTGCGCGGCTGAACGGTTATGTCATGGGAGTTTCATTGTTGTTGTTAGCGGTGATCGCCTTGTACGGCGAAAAAATCATCATCGCTTTATATGGTCACGAGTACACACAGTCCGGAAGTCTCATTACGTTACTGTCGTTAGCAACCTGCTTCTCGGCAATGGGAACCGTAGCTTATCGCTACATGGTGAAAGAGGGTGGCTTCAACTACCTGCTCAAAAAAATCATCTGTCTGATGGTGGTCAGCCTGCCGCTGTCTTACTGGCTGATTCAGGGCTACGGCATCATGGGTGCCGCCTGGAGCGTTTTCATCACTGAGCTGCTGTCCCTGACCGTAATGAATTACTTCTTTAAAAACGGCGTCATTCAAAAGATCCAGGTTTCCTCGCTCAACTACAAGACCTACAAATGA